From Corynebacterium frankenforstense DSM 45800, the proteins below share one genomic window:
- a CDS encoding ThiF family adenylyltransferase, translating into MTTEEDELRRVARQLNLITAAQQERLHEARVLVIGAGGLGCPLMQSLTAVGVGHIRLLDDDTVDLTNIHRQVLFGAGDVGRPKVEVAAERLAALQPGIVVDADQNRLTTGNALAECGAADLVIDGSDTFATKYLSADACEATGTPLVWGTVLRFAGQAALWHSGPGSAAGRGVGLRDFFPEQPDAASAPDCATAGVLGATTAVVGNLMATEAVKYLTGLTRPDGEPASTPGRVLNYDALAGTVRALTVRADTAREPVTGVRDFYGAACAASIDDVALDPGRAEARRLLDEVRAGEAVAVDVREPHEVLVEDLDCESVKLPLSRLNPDALAEAVGTAEKVVVYCASGVRSGMVADNVELDGVEIVSLPGGTAAQR; encoded by the coding sequence ATGACGACCGAGGAAGACGAGCTGCGCCGGGTGGCCCGCCAGCTCAACCTGATCACCGCCGCCCAGCAGGAACGCCTCCACGAGGCGCGCGTGCTGGTCATCGGCGCCGGCGGCCTGGGCTGCCCGCTGATGCAGTCGCTGACCGCCGTCGGGGTCGGCCACATCCGGCTCCTCGACGACGACACGGTGGACCTCACCAACATCCACCGCCAGGTCCTCTTCGGCGCCGGCGACGTCGGCCGCCCCAAGGTCGAGGTCGCCGCCGAGCGGCTGGCCGCCCTGCAGCCGGGCATCGTCGTCGACGCCGATCAGAACCGGCTGACCACCGGGAACGCTCTCGCCGAGTGCGGCGCGGCGGACCTGGTCATCGACGGCTCGGACACCTTCGCCACCAAGTACCTCTCGGCCGACGCCTGCGAGGCCACCGGTACCCCGCTGGTGTGGGGCACGGTGCTGCGCTTCGCCGGACAGGCCGCGCTGTGGCACTCCGGGCCGGGCAGCGCCGCAGGCCGCGGGGTGGGCCTGCGCGACTTCTTCCCCGAGCAGCCCGACGCCGCCTCCGCCCCCGACTGCGCGACCGCCGGCGTGCTGGGCGCGACCACGGCCGTGGTGGGAAACCTCATGGCCACCGAGGCGGTCAAGTACCTCACAGGCCTCACCCGCCCCGACGGGGAGCCCGCGTCCACACCGGGCCGCGTGCTCAACTACGACGCGCTGGCCGGCACCGTGCGCGCGCTCACCGTACGCGCCGACACCGCGCGCGAGCCGGTGACGGGTGTGCGCGACTTCTACGGTGCGGCGTGCGCGGCCTCGATTGACGACGTCGCGCTCGACCCCGGGCGCGCCGAGGCGCGCCGTCTGCTCGACGAGGTGCGCGCCGGAGAGGCCGTGGCCGTCGACGTGCGCGAGCCGCACGAGGTGCTCGTCGAGGACCTCGACTGCGAGTCGGTCAAGCTGCCGCTCTCCAGACTGAACCCGGACGCGCTGGCCGAGGCGGTGGGGACGGCCGAGAAGGTCGTCGTCTACTGCGCCTCGGGGGTGCGCAGCGGGATGGTCGCAGACAACGTCGAGCTCGACGGCGTCGAGATCGTCAGCCTGCCCGGCGGGACGGCCGCGCAGCGCTGA
- a CDS encoding Tex family protein — protein MISTRIAEELGVRTDQVDAALALLDEGNTVPFIARYRKEATGGLDDTQLRRLEERATYLRELEERKETVLAAIEEQGKLTDTLRGLIAACETKARLEDLYRPFKKRRKTRADKAREAGLAPLVEKLIAEPGADPAALAEAFTTDGYEDTAAALEGARDILVDDLAMDADLVGEVREEFYSRGTVSSGVIEGKEQEGQKYRDYFEFSEPLTELPGHRILALLRGEKEGVLHLGLDGGDETFYTGLIARRAELPVESSGWLSDAVGFGWRTKLAVSAGLDARMRLRERAEDDALGIFATNLRDVLLAAPAGQRAVLGLDPGYRNGVKCAVVDATGKVLDTVVVHPHAPQNRWDAARDTLAGLAAEHGVELIAVGNGTASRESDKLAGEVADLIAAAGGTRPTPVVVSESGASVYSASEVAAAEFPDMDVALRGAVSIARRLQDPLAELVKVDPKAIGVGQYQHDVNQTRLAHTLDDVVEDAVNGVGVDLNTASVPLLERVAGISATVAGNIVAYRDEHGSFTTRKELGKVPRLGPKAFEQSAGFLRINNGTDPLDASAVHPEAYPVVRRIAEATGLGVAELIGKSDVLKKLKPADFADERFGVPTVTDIIAELDKPGRDPRPEFRTAEFREGVEKVSDLTPGMVLEGTVTNVAAFGAFVDVGVHQDGLVHVSAMSRSFVEDPHDVVHSGQVVKVKVMDVDVERQRIGLSLRLDDEPGEDNRKGRGSRRGGRSGEKNSGAGAGGRGNSRGNGRGRNGSRGNGRGKGRGGNGRGNGRSGRGRGGNSGGGAMADALKRAGLAD, from the coding sequence ATGATCTCCACCCGTATCGCAGAGGAACTCGGGGTGCGCACCGACCAGGTCGACGCCGCCCTCGCGCTGCTCGACGAGGGCAACACCGTGCCCTTCATCGCCCGCTACCGCAAGGAGGCCACCGGCGGCCTCGACGACACCCAGCTGCGCCGCCTCGAGGAACGCGCCACGTACCTGCGCGAACTCGAGGAGCGCAAGGAGACAGTGCTCGCCGCCATCGAGGAGCAGGGCAAGCTGACCGACACCCTGCGCGGGCTGATCGCCGCCTGCGAGACCAAGGCACGCCTGGAGGACCTCTACCGGCCGTTCAAGAAGCGCCGCAAGACGCGTGCCGACAAGGCCCGCGAGGCGGGACTCGCCCCGCTGGTGGAGAAGCTCATCGCCGAGCCCGGCGCCGACCCGGCCGCGCTGGCCGAGGCCTTCACCACCGACGGCTACGAGGACACGGCCGCCGCGCTCGAGGGCGCGCGCGACATCCTCGTCGACGACCTGGCCATGGACGCCGACCTGGTCGGCGAGGTGCGCGAGGAGTTCTACTCCCGCGGCACCGTCAGCTCCGGGGTCATCGAGGGCAAGGAACAGGAGGGCCAGAAGTACCGGGACTACTTCGAGTTCTCCGAGCCGTTGACCGAGCTGCCCGGCCACCGCATCCTCGCGCTGCTGCGCGGCGAGAAGGAGGGCGTGCTCCACCTCGGCCTCGACGGCGGCGACGAGACCTTCTACACCGGGCTGATCGCCCGCCGCGCCGAGCTGCCCGTCGAGAGTTCCGGCTGGCTTTCCGACGCCGTGGGCTTCGGGTGGCGCACCAAGCTCGCCGTGAGCGCGGGACTGGACGCGCGCATGCGCCTGCGCGAGCGCGCCGAGGACGACGCGCTGGGCATCTTCGCGACCAACCTGCGCGACGTGCTGCTGGCCGCCCCGGCCGGCCAGCGCGCCGTGCTGGGGCTGGACCCCGGCTACCGCAACGGCGTCAAGTGCGCCGTCGTCGACGCCACCGGCAAGGTGCTCGACACCGTCGTCGTCCACCCGCACGCCCCGCAGAACCGCTGGGACGCCGCCCGCGACACCCTGGCCGGCCTCGCCGCCGAGCACGGCGTCGAGCTGATCGCCGTGGGCAACGGCACCGCCTCGCGCGAGTCCGACAAGCTGGCCGGCGAGGTCGCCGACCTCATCGCCGCCGCCGGCGGCACGCGGCCGACCCCGGTGGTGGTCAGCGAGTCCGGCGCCTCGGTCTACTCGGCCAGCGAGGTCGCCGCCGCCGAGTTCCCGGACATGGACGTCGCCCTGCGCGGCGCGGTCTCCATCGCCCGCCGCCTGCAGGACCCGCTCGCCGAGCTGGTCAAGGTCGACCCGAAGGCCATCGGTGTGGGCCAGTACCAGCACGACGTCAACCAGACCCGGCTCGCCCACACCCTCGACGACGTCGTCGAGGACGCCGTCAACGGCGTCGGCGTGGACCTCAACACCGCCTCGGTGCCGCTGCTCGAGCGCGTCGCAGGCATCTCGGCGACCGTGGCCGGCAACATCGTCGCCTACCGCGACGAGCACGGCAGCTTCACCACCCGCAAGGAGCTGGGCAAGGTTCCGCGCCTGGGGCCGAAGGCCTTCGAGCAGTCCGCGGGCTTCCTGCGCATCAACAACGGCACCGACCCGCTGGACGCCTCGGCCGTGCACCCGGAGGCCTACCCGGTGGTGCGCCGCATCGCCGAGGCCACCGGCCTGGGCGTGGCCGAGCTGATCGGCAAGAGTGACGTGCTCAAGAAGCTCAAGCCCGCCGACTTCGCCGACGAGCGCTTCGGCGTGCCCACGGTCACCGACATCATCGCCGAGCTGGACAAGCCCGGCCGCGACCCGCGCCCGGAGTTCCGCACCGCCGAGTTCCGCGAGGGCGTAGAGAAGGTCTCCGACCTGACCCCGGGCATGGTGCTCGAGGGCACCGTGACCAACGTCGCCGCCTTCGGCGCCTTCGTCGACGTGGGCGTCCACCAGGACGGCCTGGTGCACGTCTCGGCGATGTCGCGGTCCTTCGTCGAGGACCCGCACGACGTCGTCCACTCCGGCCAGGTGGTCAAGGTCAAGGTCATGGACGTCGACGTCGAGCGCCAGCGCATCGGGCTCTCCCTGCGCCTGGACGACGAGCCCGGTGAGGACAACCGGAAAGGCAGGGGCTCCCGCCGCGGCGGCCGTTCGGGGGAGAAGAACTCCGGCGCCGGCGCCGGCGGGCGGGGCAACTCCCGTGGCAACGGCCGCGGCAGGAACGGCTCGCGCGGCAACGGGCGAGGCAAGGGCCGCGGCGGAAACGGACGCGGCAACGGCCGGTCGGGTCGCGGTCGCGGCGGCAACTCCGGCGGCGGCGCGATGGCCGACGCCCTCAAGCGCGCCGGGCTCGCCGACTAG
- a CDS encoding GntR family transcriptional regulator, giving the protein MIIRTDPSDPTPIYRQIALQTAAQIRDGTLARGERLPTAAQLARSLDVNRNTTLQAYRLLRDEGLIDLRRGRGAVVRAAAPAPARDATQTPAPTPARSPAPSPAPQAPSTDPDLDALAARLADAARAADASLDDVVQLLHRKGLS; this is encoded by the coding sequence GTGATCATCCGCACCGACCCCTCCGACCCCACGCCGATCTACCGGCAGATCGCGCTGCAGACCGCGGCCCAGATCCGCGACGGCACGCTCGCCCGCGGCGAGAGGCTGCCCACCGCCGCGCAGCTCGCCCGCTCGCTGGACGTCAACCGCAACACCACGCTGCAGGCCTACCGGCTGCTGCGCGACGAGGGCCTGATCGACCTGCGCCGCGGCCGCGGGGCCGTGGTGCGTGCGGCCGCACCGGCGCCCGCACGGGATGCCACACAGACTCCCGCACCGACCCCCGCGCGCAGCCCCGCCCCTTCCCCAGCCCCGCAGGCCCCCTCGACCGACCCCGACCTCGACGCGCTCGCCGCACGGCTGGCCGACGCCGCCCGTGCCGCCGACGCCTCCCTCGATGACGTGGTGCAGCTGCTGCACCGGAAAGGACTGTCATGA
- a CDS encoding DUF1648 domain-containing protein codes for MTFTARYPLVTGGLGALVVAGAAVWSALRVPQSPDPAAIHFDLQGVADGFAAPWAAWAGMLALNVLLLAAFVATARVASSRWITATWAFSLGVTSAVQVGIATANAGLPDAAAARLEFSDFAATLLFGVGLAVFIGLVPPRPTIDDAARTPAPAEVPAGGAVAWAGAAVYPAGMRAFLVVLVLAMVALTIVTASLFALGATALTVAAVLFAGGWRLRADAAGLHYTGIFGWPDSLVPAAEIESAEVFELRPGQWGGWGYRTQPGATALVTRGGTALRLRLTGGRTFAATCSDPEGAAAVLNRYAGARA; via the coding sequence ATGACATTCACCGCCCGATACCCGCTGGTCACCGGAGGACTCGGCGCGCTCGTCGTCGCCGGCGCCGCCGTCTGGTCGGCCCTGCGCGTGCCGCAGTCGCCCGACCCCGCCGCCATTCACTTCGACCTGCAGGGCGTGGCCGACGGCTTCGCGGCCCCCTGGGCCGCCTGGGCCGGCATGCTCGCACTCAACGTGCTGCTCCTGGCCGCCTTCGTCGCCACCGCCCGCGTGGCGAGCAGCCGGTGGATCACCGCGACCTGGGCCTTCAGCCTGGGCGTGACCTCGGCGGTCCAGGTCGGCATCGCGACGGCCAATGCGGGACTCCCCGACGCCGCCGCGGCCCGGCTGGAGTTCTCCGACTTCGCCGCCACCCTGCTCTTCGGTGTGGGGTTGGCGGTGTTCATCGGCCTCGTTCCCCCGAGGCCCACGATTGACGACGCCGCGCGCACGCCCGCGCCCGCCGAGGTGCCGGCGGGCGGGGCGGTGGCGTGGGCCGGCGCGGCGGTCTACCCCGCCGGGATGCGCGCCTTCCTCGTCGTGCTGGTCCTCGCCATGGTGGCGCTGACCATCGTGACCGCGAGCCTGTTCGCGCTGGGCGCGACGGCGCTGACGGTCGCGGCCGTGCTCTTCGCCGGCGGCTGGCGGCTGCGGGCGGACGCCGCGGGCCTGCACTACACCGGGATCTTCGGCTGGCCGGACTCGCTGGTGCCGGCCGCCGAGATCGAGAGCGCCGAGGTCTTCGAGCTGCGCCCCGGCCAGTGGGGCGGCTGGGGTTACCGCACCCAGCCCGGGGCCACCGCCCTGGTCACCCGCGGCGGCACGGCACTGCGCCTGCGACTGACCGGCGGGCGCACCTTCGCGGCGACCTGCTCGGACCCCGAGGGCGCGGCCGCGGTGCTCAACCGCTACGCGGGGGCGAGAGCCTAG
- a CDS encoding anaerobic C4-dicarboxylate transporter — translation MLASILDPTSGVAIVLQILVILGCLLTGTRFGGIGLGLISGIGLVILVFLFGLAPGEPPVSVMLTIVAVIGCAATLQQGKGLDVMMQFAEKLLRKKPEMVTILAPITTWSLTVLCGTGHVVYTMFPIIQDIALKKGIRPERPMAVSSTAAQMGITASPVSVATVSLASILAENAGITHVSFSIPQILMVAMPASLSGVLLAALWSMRRGKDLDKDPAFQERMKDPEFAAQLEGQGQTLIGKTFPPSAYRAVWIFFTVIVLVVILGAFEGLRPSFPDDDGAAKPLSMNLVIQMLMLVGGAVILLACKVDHKKIASTAVFKAGMTAVFSVFGVAWMADTFFSAHLDQLTDVLGEVVAAAPWTYALALLITSKLVNSQGAALVAIAPIGLALGVDPVVVIGFYGAAYGYWILPTYPSDLACIGFDTTGTTRIGKFVINHSFLIPGAICVFTSCVVGSGLAQLLL, via the coding sequence ATGCTGGCTTCAATCCTCGACCCCACCTCCGGGGTCGCCATCGTGCTGCAGATCCTGGTGATCCTCGGCTGTCTGCTGACGGGCACCCGCTTCGGCGGCATCGGGCTGGGCCTCATCTCCGGTATCGGCCTGGTCATCCTCGTCTTCCTCTTCGGCCTGGCCCCCGGCGAGCCGCCGGTGTCGGTGATGCTGACCATCGTCGCCGTCATCGGGTGTGCGGCCACCCTGCAACAGGGCAAGGGCCTCGACGTGATGATGCAGTTCGCCGAGAAACTGCTGCGCAAGAAGCCGGAGATGGTCACCATCCTGGCGCCGATCACCACCTGGTCGCTGACCGTGCTGTGCGGCACCGGCCACGTCGTCTACACGATGTTCCCGATCATCCAGGACATCGCGCTGAAGAAGGGCATCCGCCCCGAGCGCCCCATGGCCGTCTCCTCGACCGCCGCGCAGATGGGCATCACCGCCTCCCCGGTCTCGGTGGCCACCGTCTCGCTGGCCTCCATCCTCGCGGAGAACGCCGGGATCACCCACGTCTCCTTCTCCATCCCGCAGATCCTCATGGTCGCCATGCCGGCCTCCCTGTCCGGCGTGCTGCTCGCCGCGCTGTGGTCGATGCGCCGCGGCAAGGACCTGGACAAGGACCCGGCCTTCCAGGAGCGCATGAAGGACCCGGAGTTCGCCGCCCAGCTCGAGGGCCAGGGCCAGACCCTGATCGGCAAGACCTTCCCGCCGTCGGCCTACCGGGCCGTGTGGATCTTCTTCACCGTCATCGTCCTCGTGGTCATCCTCGGCGCCTTCGAGGGCCTGCGCCCGTCGTTCCCGGACGACGACGGTGCGGCCAAGCCGCTGTCGATGAACCTGGTCATCCAGATGCTCATGCTCGTCGGCGGCGCGGTGATCCTGCTGGCCTGCAAGGTCGACCACAAGAAGATCGCCTCGACGGCCGTCTTCAAGGCCGGCATGACCGCCGTGTTCTCCGTCTTCGGTGTCGCCTGGATGGCGGACACGTTCTTCTCGGCGCACCTCGACCAGCTCACCGACGTCCTCGGTGAGGTCGTCGCAGCCGCCCCGTGGACCTACGCGCTGGCCCTGCTGATCACCTCGAAGCTGGTCAACTCCCAGGGCGCCGCCCTGGTCGCCATCGCCCCGATCGGTCTGGCCCTCGGCGTGGACCCCGTGGTCGTCATCGGCTTCTACGGCGCCGCCTACGGCTACTGGATCCTGCCGACCTACCCCTCGGACCTGGCCTGCATCGGCTTCGACACCACGGGCACCACGCGCATCGGCAAGTTCGTGATCAACCACTCGTTCCTGATCCCGGGGGCGATCTGCGTGTTCACCTCCTGCGTCGTCGGCTCCGGCCTGGCGCAGCTGCTGCTCTAG
- a CDS encoding sulfite exporter TauE/SafE family protein → MTEVLAAGLPWEGSLGDAGLWLALLALLAVGVAAGIVDATTGGGGMLQIPALFALAGPGAGAVAPIMALNKVSAAVGNAVSFTRFRRTEGVASPDRRTTAVALGAGLPGVIAGVWLASRLDTDQFTPLLVASLVVVLAYVLLIQPRVRVPERAGAPTAGVLAGMAGGVIVLGFYDGLLGPATGSILILVMQFVLGAGLRTGLATAKLVQLLFNLTGAISYALVAMPALAAVVALSAGNAVGGWLGTRIVARIDDRVLRLLVAAGVAGAIVLTVTTH, encoded by the coding sequence ATGACTGAAGTACTTGCCGCGGGACTGCCCTGGGAGGGCTCCCTCGGGGACGCGGGCCTGTGGCTCGCCCTGCTGGCCCTGCTCGCCGTCGGCGTCGCCGCCGGCATCGTCGACGCCACCACCGGTGGCGGCGGCATGCTGCAGATTCCGGCGCTGTTCGCCCTGGCCGGCCCCGGCGCCGGCGCGGTCGCGCCGATCATGGCGCTCAACAAGGTCTCCGCCGCGGTGGGAAACGCCGTCTCCTTCACCCGCTTCCGACGCACGGAGGGTGTGGCCAGCCCGGACCGGCGCACCACGGCGGTGGCGCTCGGGGCGGGCCTTCCCGGCGTGATCGCCGGCGTGTGGCTGGCCAGCAGGCTCGACACCGACCAGTTCACCCCGCTCCTGGTGGCCTCGCTGGTCGTCGTGCTCGCCTACGTGCTGCTCATCCAGCCCCGCGTGCGCGTGCCCGAGCGCGCCGGGGCGCCGACGGCCGGGGTGCTCGCCGGGATGGCCGGCGGTGTGATCGTGCTCGGCTTCTACGACGGCCTGCTGGGGCCGGCCACCGGCAGTATCCTCATCCTCGTCATGCAGTTCGTGCTCGGTGCGGGACTGCGCACCGGCCTGGCCACCGCGAAGCTGGTCCAGCTGCTGTTCAACCTGACCGGCGCGATCTCCTACGCGCTGGTGGCGATGCCCGCGCTCGCCGCGGTGGTCGCGCTCTCGGCGGGCAACGCCGTCGGCGGCTGGCTGGGCACCCGGATCGTCGCGCGCATCGACGACCGCGTGCTGCGCCTGCTCGTCGCCGCCGGCGTGGCCGGTGCCATCGTGCTGACGGTCACGACTCATTGA
- a CDS encoding CGNR zinc finger domain-containing protein codes for MHINPYGSDAVVLACALHNQPPSSPAELDAVCAEHGLNLEEETTQKDLGQVLDFLDSWAAVPDPGTDEAARIGRVNELLAAWAGPPQLTDHARDGWHLHYRPAPASTARIVCTMLSVGTALFLIERGTDAIATCAAEGCRTVFADRSRNRTQRYCSPACANRQAVRRHRRRAR; via the coding sequence ATGCATATCAACCCTTACGGCTCGGACGCGGTCGTTCTCGCCTGTGCGCTGCACAATCAGCCGCCCTCCTCCCCCGCCGAGCTCGACGCGGTCTGCGCCGAGCACGGACTGAACCTCGAGGAGGAGACGACACAGAAGGACCTCGGGCAGGTGTTGGACTTCCTCGACTCCTGGGCCGCGGTGCCGGACCCCGGCACGGACGAGGCCGCCCGGATCGGGCGGGTCAACGAGCTTTTGGCGGCCTGGGCGGGCCCGCCGCAGCTGACCGACCACGCCCGTGACGGCTGGCACCTGCACTACCGTCCGGCACCGGCGTCGACGGCGCGGATCGTGTGCACGATGCTCTCGGTGGGCACCGCGCTGTTCCTCATCGAGCGCGGCACCGACGCGATCGCGACCTGCGCGGCCGAGGGCTGCCGGACGGTCTTCGCGGACCGCTCACGCAACCGCACCCAGCGCTACTGCTCGCCGGCGTGCGCCAACCGCCAGGCCGTGCGCCGCCACCGGCGCCGCGCACGGTAG
- the rimM gene encoding ribosome maturation factor RimM (Essential for efficient processing of 16S rRNA): MELRIGRVVKTHGIRGEVVVDPTTDAPEERFAVGGHLVGRQHGRTHELTVVGVRPHKGRLLVSFEEIADRTAAESLRGTQFFAAPREDPDDDGYYDHQLEGLAVLRDGERVGTVTGVTHAPAQNLLEIELAAGGEALVPFVADIVPEVDLDAGTLTVDPPEGLLDL, from the coding sequence ATGGAACTGAGGATCGGACGGGTGGTCAAGACCCACGGAATCCGCGGCGAGGTCGTCGTCGACCCGACCACGGACGCCCCCGAGGAGCGCTTCGCCGTCGGTGGGCACCTCGTCGGACGCCAGCACGGGCGCACCCACGAGCTGACCGTCGTCGGCGTGCGCCCGCACAAGGGGCGCCTGCTCGTCAGCTTCGAGGAGATCGCCGACCGCACCGCCGCCGAGAGCCTGCGCGGCACCCAGTTCTTCGCCGCCCCGCGCGAGGACCCCGACGACGACGGCTACTACGACCACCAGCTCGAGGGCCTGGCCGTGCTGCGCGACGGCGAGCGCGTCGGCACCGTCACCGGTGTCACCCACGCCCCGGCGCAGAACCTGCTCGAGATCGAGTTGGCCGCAGGCGGCGAGGCGCTGGTGCCGTTCGTCGCCGACATCGTCCCCGAGGTCGACCTGGACGCCGGGACGCTGACCGTCGACCCGCCGGAGGGCCTGCTCGACCTCTAG
- the betA gene encoding choline dehydrogenase, translating into MSAISNFFSKLTGKSEDYEFIQDKHRDAIVVGGGSAGSVIANRLTEDPETDVLVLEAGRPDSWWDLYIHMPAAFSFPIGNKHYDWGYESEPEPEMNGRRIYHARGKVLGGSSSINGMIFQRGNPMDYEKWGNHEGMENWDYAHCLPYFNKMETALAADPDDPRRGHDGPLKLTRGPATSPLFQAFFRSVQEAGYNLTNDVNGYRQEGFAPFDRDIHKGKRLSAPRAYLYPVKDRDNLEVRTRAFTTKVLFEGTKAVGVEYEWKGRKRRVTADKVILCGGAFNTPQLLQLSGVGDRELLEPNGIDVVSDLPGVGENLQDHLEVYIQYNVTKPVSIQPALKLWKRPFIGLQWILSKTGPVASSHFEGGGFARSNDDEDYPNLMFHFLPAAIRYDGTKSDSDHGFQFHVGPMYSDTKGHVRITSKDPRKKPSILFNYLRTEQDRREWVEAVRVSRRLLDTKAMREYWDYEISPGKDVESDEDILEWVRNDAETALHPSCTAKLGPASDPMAVVDPDTMGVHGTENLYVVDASVFPNITNGNIYAPTMMVAEKAADLIRGRKPLAPNNAPFYKAKADMPLYAEGETARDHTTAPRGGK; encoded by the coding sequence ATGAGCGCAATCTCGAACTTCTTCAGCAAGCTGACCGGCAAGTCCGAGGACTACGAGTTCATCCAGGACAAGCACCGCGACGCGATCGTCGTCGGCGGCGGCTCCGCGGGCTCGGTGATCGCCAACCGACTCACCGAGGACCCCGAGACCGACGTGCTCGTCCTCGAGGCCGGCCGTCCGGACTCCTGGTGGGACCTCTACATCCACATGCCGGCGGCCTTCTCGTTCCCCATCGGCAACAAGCACTACGACTGGGGCTACGAGTCCGAGCCGGAGCCGGAGATGAACGGCCGGCGCATCTACCACGCGCGCGGCAAGGTGCTGGGTGGTTCGAGCTCCATCAACGGCATGATCTTCCAGCGCGGCAACCCCATGGACTACGAGAAGTGGGGCAACCACGAGGGCATGGAGAACTGGGACTACGCCCACTGCCTGCCCTACTTCAACAAGATGGAGACCGCGCTGGCCGCCGACCCGGACGACCCGCGCCGCGGCCACGACGGCCCGCTGAAGCTGACCCGCGGTCCGGCCACCTCCCCGCTGTTCCAGGCCTTCTTCCGCTCCGTGCAGGAGGCCGGCTACAACCTGACCAACGACGTCAATGGCTACCGCCAGGAGGGCTTCGCCCCCTTCGACCGTGACATCCACAAGGGCAAGCGCCTCTCCGCCCCCCGCGCCTACCTGTACCCGGTCAAGGACCGCGACAACCTCGAGGTGCGCACCCGCGCCTTCACCACCAAGGTGCTCTTCGAGGGCACCAAGGCCGTCGGCGTCGAGTACGAGTGGAAGGGCAGGAAGCGCCGCGTGACCGCCGACAAGGTCATCCTCTGCGGCGGCGCCTTCAACACCCCGCAGCTGCTGCAGCTCTCCGGCGTCGGCGACCGGGAGCTGCTGGAGCCCAACGGCATCGACGTCGTCTCCGACCTGCCCGGCGTCGGCGAGAACCTCCAGGACCACCTCGAGGTCTACATCCAGTACAACGTGACCAAGCCCGTCTCGATCCAGCCGGCCCTGAAGCTGTGGAAGCGTCCCTTCATCGGCCTGCAGTGGATCCTGTCCAAGACCGGCCCGGTGGCCTCCTCGCACTTCGAGGGCGGCGGCTTCGCCCGCTCCAACGACGACGAGGACTACCCGAACCTGATGTTCCACTTCCTGCCGGCGGCCATCCGCTACGACGGCACGAAGTCGGACTCCGACCACGGCTTCCAGTTCCACGTCGGCCCGATGTACTCCGACACCAAGGGCCACGTGCGCATCACGAGCAAGGACCCGCGCAAGAAGCCGTCGATCCTGTTCAACTACCTGCGCACCGAGCAGGACCGCCGCGAGTGGGTCGAGGCCGTGCGGGTCTCCCGCCGCCTGCTCGACACCAAGGCGATGCGCGAGTACTGGGACTACGAGATCTCGCCCGGCAAGGACGTCGAGTCCGACGAGGACATCCTCGAGTGGGTCCGCAACGACGCCGAGACCGCGCTGCACCCCTCCTGCACCGCGAAGCTGGGGCCGGCCTCCGACCCGATGGCCGTCGTCGACCCGGACACCATGGGCGTGCACGGCACCGAGAACCTCTACGTGGTCGACGCCTCCGTCTTCCCGAACATCACCAACGGCAACATCTACGCGCCGACGATGATGGTCGCCGAGAAGGCCGCCGACCTCATCCGCGGCCGCAAGCCGCTGGCGCCGAACAACGCGCCGTTCTACAAGGCGAAGGCGGACATGCCGCTCTACGCCGAGGGCGAGACCGCCCGGGACCACACCACCGCCCCGCGCGGCGGGAAGTAA